From the Maioricimonas rarisocia genome, one window contains:
- the ada gene encoding bifunctional DNA-binding transcriptional regulator/O6-methylguanine-DNA methyltransferase Ada has translation MPATATRSDDDRWQAVLNRDPAADGMFYYAVRTTGIYCRPVCTARRPNRSNVEFFESAPEAERHGYRSCLKCRPHEAVSPLPEAVLTACRTIDAADAPPSLEDLGRKVGLSPGHLHRLFRSTIGMTPRQYAEAGRAERFRRRLQQREPVTHALHAAGYQSASTLYESAGETLGMTPAHYRNGGTGESIRAAVVRCSLGWIAVAATERGVCMVEPGDDSAELESLVTSRFPNAEVDGNDDQFRQWVSQLVSCVDGLDDGQQLPLDLKGTVFQRRVWTLLRSIPPGTTITYTELAKKLGKPTAARAVASACAANQLAVVVPCHRVVRSDGSLSGYRWGVERKRELLDRESSEQP, from the coding sequence ATGCCGGCCACCGCAACCCGCTCCGACGACGACCGCTGGCAGGCCGTCCTCAATCGCGATCCCGCCGCCGACGGGATGTTCTACTACGCCGTCCGCACGACCGGCATCTACTGTCGGCCCGTCTGCACGGCTCGCCGCCCGAACCGGTCGAACGTTGAGTTCTTCGAATCGGCACCTGAAGCCGAACGACACGGCTACCGCTCCTGCCTTAAGTGCCGGCCCCATGAAGCCGTCAGCCCCCTTCCCGAGGCCGTCCTCACTGCCTGCCGGACCATCGATGCCGCCGATGCTCCGCCGTCACTCGAAGACCTCGGAAGAAAAGTCGGACTCAGCCCCGGCCATCTCCACCGCCTGTTCCGCAGCACGATCGGCATGACGCCCCGGCAGTACGCCGAGGCAGGCCGGGCCGAACGGTTCCGCCGGCGGCTGCAACAACGCGAGCCGGTCACCCACGCGTTGCATGCAGCCGGCTACCAGTCGGCCAGTACCCTGTACGAATCCGCCGGAGAGACGCTCGGCATGACACCCGCCCATTACCGGAACGGGGGAACCGGCGAGTCGATTCGGGCCGCTGTGGTCCGCTGCTCGCTCGGATGGATTGCCGTGGCCGCAACCGAACGTGGCGTCTGCATGGTCGAACCCGGCGACGATTCGGCCGAGTTGGAGTCGCTCGTCACGTCACGATTCCCGAACGCTGAAGTCGACGGCAACGATGACCAGTTCCGGCAATGGGTCTCGCAGCTCGTTTCCTGCGTGGACGGCCTCGATGACGGACAGCAGCTGCCGCTCGACCTGAAGGGGACCGTCTTCCAGCGCCGCGTCTGGACGCTGCTTCGATCCATCCCGCCCGGCACCACGATCACGTATACCGAGCTCGCGAAGAAGCTCGGCAAACCGACCGCCGCCCGGGCCGTGGCCTCCGCCTGTGCCGCCAATCAGCTTGCCGTGGTAGTCCCCTGCCATCGTGTCGTTCGCAGTGACGGCAGTCTGAGCGGGTACCGCTGGGGCGTGGAGCGGAAGCGGGAACTGCTCGACCGGGAGTCGTCGGAACAGCCGTGA
- a CDS encoding DUF488 domain-containing protein, with the protein MMPRTIWTLGHSDRELEEFLSMLHEASIDAIADVRRFPGSKANPQYGQDALAASLRENGIEYRHFPRLGGRRSDRIEDSPNQGWRVEAFNAYADYMLTDDFQEGLQELEEFALQQPTAIMCAELVPWRCHRRLIADALIADGWDVWDIFSEGRIKEHVLTKFAVIRDDHPPIYPAAELEASPA; encoded by the coding sequence ATGATGCCGAGGACAATCTGGACGTTGGGCCACTCCGATCGCGAGCTGGAAGAATTCCTTTCGATGCTGCACGAGGCGTCGATTGACGCCATCGCCGATGTGAGACGATTTCCCGGCTCAAAGGCAAACCCTCAGTATGGTCAGGACGCCCTTGCTGCGTCACTCCGTGAGAATGGCATCGAATACCGTCATTTCCCGCGGCTGGGGGGACGCCGCTCCGACCGTATCGAGGATTCCCCGAACCAGGGGTGGCGGGTCGAAGCGTTCAACGCCTATGCCGATTACATGCTGACCGACGACTTCCAGGAGGGGCTGCAGGAGCTGGAAGAATTTGCACTGCAGCAGCCGACGGCCATCATGTGTGCCGAGCTGGTCCCGTGGCGTTGTCATCGTCGACTGATTGCCGACGCATTGATCGCCGATGGCTGGGACGTGTGGGATATCTTTTCGGAAGGACGGATCAAGGAGCACGTGCTGACGAAGTTCGCGGTGATTCGCGACGATCATCCGCCGATCTATCCGGCAGCGGAACTGGAAGCGAGCCCGGCGTGA
- the gatB gene encoding Asp-tRNA(Asn)/Glu-tRNA(Gln) amidotransferase subunit GatB, producing MNVTPIVGLEVHVQLLTQSKLFCGCVNRFNPDHPNTQTCPVCLGMPGSLPVMNREAFRLAVTTATALNCEIARFTKWDRKQYYYPDLPKGYQISQYDLPFSHDGWLDVKVEEEVPVRVRILRVHLEEDAGKNIHDESGRGADSQVDLNRTGTPLLEIVSQPDIRTAAQARVYLEELHLLLTYLGVSDCNMQEGSLRCDANVNLHIEQDGEKIATPIVEVKNLNSFRGVEAAIEYEIVRQQREFEKTGRKLGDPGVEKETRGWNADRGVSFAQRGKEEASDYRYFPDPDLVPIIVTDEEVEEIRSAQRELPAARRERFENELGLSAYDASVIINQGAEFASYFETVASTCGDAKQAANWVSQDVLRELNERKVGIDEFPLPAGVLGTLLQRIVAGEITVKSGRELFAILLEEADGGTAPSVERIDPLIDEKGLRVVKDTGALEAAIDAALADSPKAVEDFRAGKQQAIGPVIGKVMKQLKGADAKAVRERIIERLSE from the coding sequence ATGAACGTCACTCCGATTGTCGGCCTCGAAGTCCACGTTCAGTTGCTGACGCAGAGCAAGTTGTTCTGCGGCTGCGTGAACCGCTTCAACCCGGACCATCCCAATACGCAGACATGTCCCGTCTGCCTCGGGATGCCCGGTTCGCTGCCGGTGATGAACCGCGAAGCGTTTCGGCTGGCGGTGACGACGGCGACGGCGCTCAACTGCGAGATTGCCCGCTTCACCAAGTGGGACCGCAAGCAGTACTACTACCCCGACCTGCCGAAGGGGTATCAGATCAGCCAGTACGATCTGCCGTTCAGTCACGACGGCTGGCTGGACGTGAAGGTCGAAGAGGAAGTCCCGGTTCGCGTACGGATTCTGCGGGTGCATCTCGAAGAGGATGCCGGTAAGAACATTCACGACGAATCGGGCCGCGGTGCCGACAGTCAGGTGGATCTCAACCGGACCGGCACGCCACTGCTGGAAATCGTCAGCCAGCCGGACATCCGCACGGCGGCGCAGGCTCGCGTGTACCTCGAGGAACTGCATCTGCTGCTGACCTACCTGGGCGTTTCCGACTGCAACATGCAGGAGGGGAGCCTGCGCTGCGACGCCAACGTCAACCTGCACATCGAGCAGGATGGCGAAAAGATTGCGACACCGATCGTCGAGGTGAAGAACCTGAACAGTTTTCGCGGCGTCGAGGCGGCGATCGAATACGAGATCGTCCGGCAGCAGCGGGAGTTCGAGAAGACCGGCCGCAAACTGGGGGACCCCGGCGTCGAGAAAGAGACCCGTGGCTGGAATGCGGATCGCGGCGTTTCGTTCGCTCAGCGTGGCAAGGAAGAAGCCTCCGACTACCGCTACTTCCCCGATCCCGATCTGGTGCCGATCATCGTCACCGACGAGGAAGTGGAAGAGATCCGCTCGGCCCAGCGCGAACTGCCGGCCGCTCGACGGGAACGGTTTGAAAACGAGCTGGGCCTGTCTGCCTACGACGCCTCGGTCATCATCAATCAGGGAGCGGAGTTCGCTTCGTACTTCGAAACGGTTGCCAGCACCTGCGGCGATGCCAAGCAGGCGGCCAACTGGGTGTCTCAGGATGTGCTGCGTGAGCTGAACGAGCGGAAGGTCGGCATCGACGAGTTCCCGCTGCCGGCCGGCGTGCTGGGGACGCTGCTGCAGCGGATCGTTGCCGGCGAGATCACGGTCAAGAGTGGCCGGGAGCTGTTCGCCATTCTGCTGGAGGAGGCGGACGGAGGCACAGCCCCGTCGGTTGAGCGGATTGATCCGCTCATCGATGAGAAGGGACTGCGGGTCGTCAAGGACACCGGTGCTCTCGAGGCCGCCATCGATGCGGCGCTGGCCGACAGTCCGAAGGCGGTCGAGGACTTTCGTGCAGGCAAGCAGCAGGCGATCGGCCCCGTCATCGGCAAGGTGATGAAGCAGCTCAAGGGGGCGGACGCGAAGGCGGTTCGCGAGCGGATCATCGAGCGGCTCTCGGAGTGA
- the gatA gene encoding Asp-tRNA(Asn)/Glu-tRNA(Gln) amidotransferase subunit GatA translates to MSLIGQSSSQLRQAFTEGQATAVEIATEYLDQISRTDDNVAALLHVDREAALARAAEVDRRREAGETLGPLAGLPVIVKDNICMRGVPATCASRMLENFVPPYDAHVIEQLQAADAVLIGRANLDEFAMGSSCENSAFKPTRNPWNRECSPGGSSGGSAAAVAARMAPLAVGSDTGGSIRQPAAFCGVVGMKPTYGRVSRYGLVAFASSLDQIGPFSTDVHGSALLLETLAGHDVRDTTSVDQPVPSYTETLEQPLEGLRVGIVKEHFGDGLDEEVGTAVHAAIDAYRSLGAEVKEVSLPHSKYSVAAYYIIAPSEASSNLARYDGVHYGHRAEKFENMVDMYETSRGEAFGDEVKRRIMLGTYALSSGYYDAYYLKALKVRRLIREDFDKAFADVDVIAGPATPTTAFRIGELIDDPLAMYLNDIYTIGANLAGIPGISLPCGQSGAGLPIGLQLLAPPFEEERLLRAARMYEAQTNWHGACPDLEGLAGSADR, encoded by the coding sequence ATGTCGCTGATTGGTCAGTCCAGTTCGCAGCTCCGGCAGGCCTTCACTGAGGGGCAGGCAACCGCTGTCGAGATTGCCACAGAGTACCTCGATCAGATTTCCCGGACCGACGATAACGTCGCGGCCCTGCTGCACGTGGATCGCGAGGCTGCCCTCGCTCGCGCGGCGGAGGTCGACCGCAGGCGGGAGGCGGGAGAAACGCTCGGCCCACTCGCCGGATTGCCGGTGATCGTGAAGGACAACATCTGCATGCGGGGCGTCCCGGCAACGTGCGCGAGCCGTATGCTGGAAAACTTCGTCCCGCCGTACGACGCCCACGTGATCGAGCAGTTGCAGGCGGCCGATGCGGTGCTGATCGGTCGGGCCAATCTGGATGAGTTCGCGATGGGCTCGTCCTGCGAGAACTCGGCGTTCAAACCGACGCGAAACCCCTGGAATCGTGAATGCAGCCCGGGTGGTTCGAGCGGCGGCTCGGCGGCAGCGGTCGCGGCCCGGATGGCTCCGCTAGCGGTTGGCTCCGATACGGGCGGATCGATCCGGCAGCCGGCTGCGTTCTGTGGTGTCGTCGGGATGAAGCCAACCTACGGCCGCGTTTCGAGATACGGGCTGGTGGCCTTCGCCAGTTCGCTGGACCAGATCGGTCCGTTCTCGACGGACGTGCATGGCTCGGCCCTGCTGCTGGAAACGCTGGCCGGACACGACGTGCGCGATACGACTTCGGTGGACCAGCCGGTTCCGTCCTATACGGAGACTCTCGAACAGCCACTCGAGGGATTGCGCGTCGGGATCGTCAAGGAGCACTTCGGTGACGGGCTCGACGAAGAGGTCGGCACAGCGGTCCATGCCGCGATCGACGCCTACCGCTCTCTCGGAGCCGAGGTGAAGGAGGTCAGCCTGCCGCACTCGAAGTATTCGGTGGCCGCCTACTACATCATCGCGCCCTCAGAGGCGTCGAGTAATCTGGCCCGGTACGACGGCGTGCATTACGGCCATCGGGCGGAAAAGTTCGAGAACATGGTCGACATGTACGAGACCAGCCGGGGCGAAGCGTTCGGCGACGAGGTGAAGCGGCGAATCATGCTGGGCACGTACGCACTGTCGTCCGGCTACTACGATGCGTACTACCTCAAGGCCCTGAAGGTCCGCCGGCTGATCCGCGAAGACTTTGACAAGGCATTCGCAGACGTCGATGTTATTGCCGGTCCCGCCACGCCGACGACGGCGTTCCGTATCGGCGAGCTGATCGATGATCCGCTGGCGATGTACCTGAACGACATCTATACGATCGGTGCGAACCTGGCGGGAATTCCCGGCATTTCGCTCCCCTGCGGCCAGAGTGGCGCGGGCCTGCCGATCGGACTGCAACTGCTCGCCCCGCCCTTCGAGGAAGAACGGCTGCTGCGTGCGGCACGTATGTACGAAGCTCAGACCAACTGGCACGGCGCCTGCCCCGATCTGGAGGGACTGGCCGGCTCCGCGGATCGGTGA
- the gatC gene encoding Asp-tRNA(Asn)/Glu-tRNA(Gln) amidotransferase subunit GatC gives MAETLTPEQVRKVARLARLKLTDEELQRLTPQLSDVLKYVDMLSEVDTDDVEPMAHAIEVHNVLRPDETRESLPREQALANAPNSDDRYFLVPQIIEGA, from the coding sequence GTGGCCGAAACTCTGACACCCGAACAGGTTCGCAAGGTCGCGCGACTCGCCCGACTGAAGCTGACCGACGAAGAACTGCAGCGGCTGACTCCGCAGTTGTCCGACGTCCTGAAATACGTTGACATGCTCAGCGAAGTCGACACGGACGACGTCGAACCGATGGCGCACGCAATCGAAGTTCACAACGTCCTGCGCCCCGATGAGACCCGCGAGTCGCTTCCGCGCGAGCAGGCCCTTGCCAATGCTCCCAACAGCGACGATCGCTACTTTCTGGTTCCGCAGATCATCGAAGGAGCGTAG
- a CDS encoding ABC transporter permease yields the protein MTAIAGRQGVQVPTAHVEETAPIEPDEPSAYIATRQVTSRQYQAGVLTTAGLSVAESAFRVAQPLVLGYAINGLLSGSFVGLLIVLAQQLGQILAGTARRMSSSRLETDPERPECGSEIVTPKSLSSWVLPLSPDGTNRFADAIPTSVQTLFSVLGALAFLAWYDLMLAAMCGLMTVPALLLGVSYVRKLAELDGNHHRRDNPADTAVPPVASRWERSSRPCWRVRYADAQAIHVGLIRLFTLGALALVLVHAATNRSLPAGDLFAIVCYTLMFMSGLSALPQLLRRWRQRPRAQER from the coding sequence ATGACTGCCATTGCAGGGCGCCAGGGAGTGCAAGTCCCCACGGCACACGTCGAAGAGACTGCGCCCATCGAACCGGATGAGCCCTCTGCGTATATCGCCACCCGGCAGGTGACCAGCCGGCAATATCAGGCGGGCGTTCTCACGACGGCAGGACTGTCAGTCGCCGAAAGCGCATTCCGCGTCGCGCAGCCGCTGGTGCTCGGTTACGCCATCAACGGCTTGCTGTCCGGCTCGTTCGTCGGCCTGCTGATCGTCCTCGCCCAGCAGTTGGGACAGATATTGGCAGGGACCGCCCGACGCATGTCCTCCAGCCGGCTGGAAACAGATCCTGAACGCCCTGAATGCGGCTCGGAGATCGTGACCCCGAAGTCGCTTTCGTCCTGGGTGCTTCCTTTGAGCCCGGACGGGACCAACCGCTTCGCGGACGCAATCCCGACCTCGGTCCAGACGCTGTTCTCAGTCCTCGGAGCTCTCGCATTCCTCGCCTGGTACGACCTGATGCTGGCCGCGATGTGCGGACTGATGACGGTCCCGGCGCTGCTGCTCGGCGTTTCCTACGTGCGCAAGCTGGCTGAACTGGACGGCAACCACCATCGCAGAGACAACCCGGCAGACACGGCCGTTCCCCCTGTGGCGAGCCGCTGGGAACGTTCGTCGCGTCCTTGCTGGCGGGTCCGTTACGCCGATGCGCAGGCGATTCATGTCGGCTTGATCCGACTGTTCACACTGGGTGCCCTGGCACTCGTGCTGGTGCATGCGGCAACGAACCGGTCCCTTCCCGCTGGCGACCTGTTCGCGATTGTCTGTTACACGCTGATGTTCATGAGCGGACTGAGCGCGCTGCCGCAGCTTCTTCGGCGATGGCGCCAGCGACCGCGAGCACAGGAAAGGTGA
- a CDS encoding sulfite exporter TauE/SafE family protein, whose translation MDPAITGPLTYVLATVAAAGVGLLAGLLGLGGGFLLVPVLNVILGLPMQMAVGAAACQALGPATTFLRARRVRREEWRLPAIITGGLFIGVFAGATVLHQASQAGADSSTGSSRADVLVLSVYCVLLLALGIFSIWESRQAARFRPLTPLRLGELPVPPWANFPDDFPHSMSIPVLTWFGLLLGFLSGLLGISGGLLLLPGLIYLFGLPTRRAINTSMVTVWIVSAQSTLAHAWHEHIEIPIVLCLLLGGTIGARIGSELGQRILGTQLRGSFGWLALGTGTFVGARLVWLLMQR comes from the coding sequence ATGGACCCCGCGATTACGGGACCATTAACGTACGTGCTGGCGACGGTGGCGGCAGCGGGTGTCGGCCTGCTGGCGGGGCTGCTGGGGCTGGGGGGCGGATTTCTTCTGGTCCCCGTACTCAATGTCATCCTGGGGCTGCCGATGCAGATGGCGGTCGGGGCCGCAGCCTGTCAGGCGCTCGGGCCGGCGACGACGTTTCTGCGTGCCCGCCGCGTTCGCCGTGAAGAGTGGCGGCTGCCGGCGATTATCACGGGCGGGCTGTTTATCGGTGTGTTCGCCGGGGCGACGGTCCTCCACCAGGCCAGTCAGGCGGGAGCCGACTCGTCCACGGGATCATCCCGGGCCGATGTGCTGGTCCTCTCGGTCTACTGCGTTCTTCTCCTGGCTCTGGGGATCTTCTCGATCTGGGAATCGCGGCAGGCAGCCCGCTTTCGACCGTTGACGCCGTTGCGGCTCGGGGAACTGCCGGTTCCTCCCTGGGCGAACTTTCCGGACGACTTCCCACATTCGATGTCGATCCCGGTACTGACGTGGTTCGGCCTGCTGCTCGGGTTCCTTTCCGGACTGCTTGGCATCAGCGGGGGACTGCTGCTGCTGCCCGGGCTGATCTACCTCTTCGGCCTTCCCACGCGGCGGGCGATCAATACGTCCATGGTGACGGTCTGGATTGTCTCGGCCCAGTCGACCCTCGCCCATGCCTGGCACGAGCACATCGAGATCCCGATCGTCCTCTGCCTGCTGCTCGGGGGGACGATCGGTGCCCGCATCGGCAGTGAACTGGGCCAGCGGATCCTGGGGACGCAGCTGCGGGGAAGCTTCGGCTGGCTCGCACTGGGAACCGGGACGTTCGTCGGCGCCCGGCTGGTCTGGCTGTTGATGCAGCGTTGA
- a CDS encoding VOC family protein, producing the protein MTSATTAPIRVKQIDHVTVVVKSLDESRKFYAGVLGMEEVPRPGFGFDGLWFQAGSTQVHLILEHPESGPAGNVIAEGSSVSRTRHMAFEVDDAMAAKARLDELGVEVVAGPKQRPDGPTQLYVLDPDGHLVELFSQ; encoded by the coding sequence ATGACGAGTGCGACGACCGCCCCGATCCGGGTGAAGCAGATCGATCACGTGACCGTGGTGGTAAAGAGCCTGGACGAATCGCGGAAGTTCTACGCCGGCGTGCTCGGCATGGAGGAAGTTCCGCGGCCCGGTTTCGGTTTTGACGGCCTGTGGTTCCAGGCGGGAAGCACGCAGGTCCATCTGATTCTGGAGCATCCCGAGTCGGGGCCGGCCGGAAATGTCATCGCCGAGGGAAGTTCGGTCAGCCGTACGCGGCATATGGCCTTTGAGGTGGACGATGCGATGGCGGCGAAGGCCCGCCTGGACGAGCTGGGAGTCGAAGTGGTCGCCGGTCCGAAGCAGCGGCCGGACGGGCCGACGCAGCTGTATGTCCTCGATCCGGATGGCCACCTGGTGGAACTGTTCTCACAATGA
- a CDS encoding sulfatase, translating to MRALLLLLVPLVAVWTVPADAADRPNVLFIAVDDLNDWIHCLGGHPDCRSPNIDRLAERGTLFTRSYCAAPACNPSRASLMTGVRPWTSGVYVNPQPWKPAMPDAVTLPQHFRNHGYTAVGSGKIFHGAYDDPTSWDDYLTKGRDPKPVPEVLEDPRSRSGGIVWGVLDVEDDAMNDHKMVDYAIDYLSQEHDKPFFLACGIYRPHMPWQVPRKYYDMYPADKVRLPDVPEGDLEDLPEAGVNMARPQGDHAKMLQTGNWRYAVQAYLASITFADSEVGRLLDALDASPHRDNTIIVLWGDHGWHLGEKQHWRKFALWEEATRAPLIMVAPGVTQVGSVCGRTVDFMNIYPTLCELCDLPVTDQLEGVSMLPLLKDPEADWDRAAVTTHGRGNHAVRTERFRYIRYAGGGEELYDHDADPMEWTNLAADENFAAVKRDLARWLPSTEAPEAAYDPKKRPKKARQTTRTRD from the coding sequence ATGCGCGCTCTCCTGCTGCTGCTGGTTCCGCTCGTTGCTGTGTGGACAGTCCCCGCCGATGCCGCGGATCGACCGAACGTGCTGTTCATCGCTGTGGATGATCTGAACGACTGGATCCATTGTCTGGGGGGGCATCCGGACTGCCGTTCGCCGAACATCGATCGGCTCGCAGAGCGGGGGACTTTGTTCACCCGTTCATACTGTGCAGCACCGGCATGCAATCCATCCCGTGCGTCGCTGATGACGGGCGTGCGTCCGTGGACGTCGGGCGTCTATGTGAATCCTCAGCCTTGGAAGCCGGCGATGCCGGATGCGGTCACGTTGCCGCAGCACTTTCGCAATCACGGGTACACCGCCGTCGGATCGGGCAAGATCTTTCACGGTGCGTACGACGACCCGACCTCGTGGGATGACTATCTGACCAAAGGACGCGATCCGAAGCCGGTACCGGAGGTGCTGGAGGATCCCCGCAGTCGCTCCGGGGGCATCGTCTGGGGTGTGCTGGACGTTGAAGACGACGCGATGAACGACCACAAGATGGTCGACTACGCCATCGACTACCTCTCGCAGGAGCACGACAAACCGTTCTTCCTGGCCTGTGGCATCTACCGACCGCACATGCCGTGGCAGGTCCCGCGGAAGTACTACGACATGTATCCGGCGGACAAAGTCCGGCTGCCGGACGTTCCGGAAGGGGATCTGGAGGATCTTCCCGAAGCGGGCGTGAATATGGCCCGTCCGCAGGGGGACCACGCGAAGATGCTGCAGACGGGCAATTGGCGGTATGCGGTCCAGGCGTACCTGGCGAGCATCACGTTTGCCGACTCGGAAGTGGGGCGTCTGCTCGATGCTCTGGACGCCAGTCCCCATCGCGACAACACGATTATCGTGCTGTGGGGGGATCATGGTTGGCATCTGGGTGAAAAGCAGCACTGGCGGAAGTTCGCGCTGTGGGAAGAGGCGACGCGGGCACCGTTGATCATGGTGGCTCCGGGGGTCACTCAGGTTGGCTCGGTCTGCGGCCGAACGGTCGACTTCATGAACATCTATCCGACGCTGTGCGAGCTGTGCGACCTGCCGGTGACCGATCAGCTCGAAGGCGTCAGCATGCTGCCGCTCCTGAAAGATCCTGAAGCGGACTGGGACCGGGCGGCGGTGACGACCCACGGACGAGGCAACCACGCCGTGCGGACCGAACGGTTCCGCTACATTCGCTACGCGGGTGGCGGCGAGGAACTGTACGACCACGATGCCGACCCGATGGAGTGGACGAATCTCGCCGCGGACGAGAACTTCGCCGCGGTCAAGCGGGATCTGGCCCGCTGGCTGCCGTCGACGGAGGCTCCGGAGGCGGCCTATGATCCGAAGAAGCGACCGAAGAAAGCCCGTCAGACGACTCGCACCCGGGACTAG